A single window of Hymenobacter sp. APR13 DNA harbors:
- a CDS encoding M28 family peptidase: MQKFVFLLGVLLAALAPARAQVAAGAAPAARFADAGITPTELRRHLAELASDAYQGRGTGQPGQKKAAAYLAEQFRQLGLQAPAGTGPTPYLQPFRLVETVPTAPGWVEVGSQKFDGLQHFVRFGSSTFPEGTIPAEAVFRGFGIETSYYHDYSGQPDVRGKDVVVLQGEPSNGLGRYLFSGSKQPSEWSEVLRKAYMARELGARSLTVVTYATPNSFQKLARPMLGYLAAPSYGLATPVLSPTPAELMTDFQPAYISTFITDGPLGTALLGTSEAVLRRYETECYKQSKPVAADFQVVPFRVLLPERRQELATENVLGFLEGTDKKDEVIVISAHYDHIGMRHDTIFNGADEDASGVSAVLAMARAFQEAKAAGAGPRRSVLFLLTAAEENGMLGSEYYTAHPAVPLAQTVANLNLAMLGRTDKRHAGKGPYVYLVGSDRLSTELHQVSEAANAQSSRLALDYTYNAAKSADQLYYRSDQFSFARYGVPAMAYTSGLHPDYHKPTDDVEKIEFEQLAARARLVFHTAWELANRDQRVALNPKQK, encoded by the coding sequence ATGCAAAAATTTGTATTCCTGTTGGGTGTGCTGCTGGCCGCGCTGGCGCCGGCGCGGGCCCAGGTGGCCGCCGGGGCCGCGCCGGCCGCCCGGTTTGCCGACGCCGGCATCACCCCTACCGAGCTGCGCCGCCACCTTGCGGAGCTGGCATCGGATGCGTACCAGGGCCGCGGCACCGGCCAGCCGGGCCAGAAAAAGGCGGCCGCTTACTTGGCCGAACAGTTCAGGCAGCTGGGGCTGCAGGCTCCGGCGGGCACGGGCCCCACTCCCTATCTGCAGCCCTTCCGGCTTGTGGAAACCGTGCCCACGGCGCCGGGCTGGGTGGAAGTGGGCAGCCAGAAGTTCGACGGGCTACAGCATTTCGTGCGCTTCGGCTCGTCTACGTTTCCGGAGGGCACCATTCCGGCCGAGGCGGTATTCCGGGGCTTCGGCATCGAAACCAGCTACTATCACGACTACAGCGGCCAGCCCGACGTGCGCGGCAAAGACGTGGTAGTGCTGCAGGGTGAGCCCAGCAATGGCTTGGGGCGCTACCTGTTTTCGGGCTCCAAGCAGCCCAGCGAGTGGTCGGAGGTGCTGCGCAAGGCCTACATGGCCCGCGAGCTGGGCGCCCGCAGCCTAACCGTCGTGACCTACGCCACGCCCAACTCGTTTCAGAAGCTGGCCCGGCCCATGCTGGGCTACCTGGCCGCCCCGAGCTACGGACTGGCCACGCCGGTACTCTCGCCAACTCCTGCCGAGCTGATGACTGACTTCCAGCCCGCCTACATCAGCACGTTCATCACCGACGGACCGCTGGGCACGGCGCTACTGGGCACCTCTGAGGCCGTGCTGCGCCGCTATGAAACCGAGTGCTACAAGCAAAGCAAGCCCGTAGCCGCCGATTTTCAGGTGGTGCCGTTTCGGGTGCTGCTGCCGGAGCGCCGGCAGGAGCTGGCCACCGAAAACGTGCTGGGCTTTCTCGAAGGCACTGACAAGAAAGACGAAGTGATAGTCATCTCCGCCCACTACGACCACATCGGCATGCGCCACGACACCATTTTCAACGGGGCCGACGAGGATGCGTCGGGCGTGAGTGCGGTGCTGGCCATGGCCCGGGCCTTTCAGGAAGCCAAAGCCGCCGGCGCGGGCCCCCGGCGCAGCGTGCTGTTTCTGCTGACAGCAGCCGAGGAAAACGGCATGCTGGGCTCGGAGTACTACACCGCTCACCCGGCCGTACCACTGGCCCAGACGGTGGCCAACCTCAACCTGGCTATGCTGGGCCGCACCGACAAGCGCCACGCTGGCAAGGGCCCCTACGTGTACCTGGTGGGCTCCGACCGCCTCAGCACCGAGCTGCATCAGGTCAGTGAAGCCGCCAATGCCCAAAGCAGCCGCCTCGCCCTCGACTACACCTACAACGCCGCCAAATCGGCCGACCAGCTGTACTACCGCTCCGACCAGTTCAGCTTTGCGCGCTACGGCGTGCCCGCCATGGCCTACACCAGCGGCCTGCACCCCGACTACCACAAGCCCACCGACGACGTGGAGAAAATAGAGTTCGAACAGCTGGCAGCCCGGGCCCGGCTGGTGTTCCATACTGCCTGGGAGTTGGCCAACCGCGACCAGCGCGTGGCGCTAAACCCAAAGCAGAAGTAG